The Populus nigra chromosome 19, ddPopNigr1.1, whole genome shotgun sequence genome includes a window with the following:
- the LOC133680608 gene encoding potassium transporter 1, translating to MNPPAEFVEQGISPQNVKKASCMSVITLAYQSLGVVYGDLSTSPLYVYKTTFSGKLSLHEDDEEIYGVLSFIFWTFTLIALVKYIFFVMSADDNGEGGTFALYSLLCRHAKLSILPNQQATDEKLSTYATEASADTWQSSALKSLFEKHPRFHKMLLIFVLLGTCMAIGDGVLTPTISVLSAVSGVKVKITGLHENYIVIISCVILVGLFSLQHHGTNRVAFLFAPIVTAWLLCISSIGIYNIFRWNRHVFCAISPIYMLKFLKNTGTEGWVSLGGVVLSITGVETMFADLGHFSSSSIKVAFTCVVYPCLILAYMGEAAFLSKHHEDIQRSFYKAIPESVFWPVFIVATFAAVVGSQAVISATFSMISQCCALNCFPRVKIVHTSSKIYGQIYIPEVNWMLMCLCLAVTIGLRDTNMMGHAYGLAVTTVMFVTTCLMALVMIIVWKKKIIIAVAFLLFFGSIEVLYISASVYKVPEGGWIPLVLSLIFMVLMYIWNYGTMKKHQFDVENKVSMNRIVSLGPSLGMVRVPGIGLVYSNLAIGVPAVFGHFVTNLPAFHQVLVFVCVKSVQVPHVSENERLLISRVGPKEYGMFRCIVRYGYKDLQQENYDFENRLVSGIVQFVETEEESASKLTSESFGEFENTAFKGFVASEHPYTNSCHKEKMVPSSCDIQAEVAKTGSERLENTQLNHESLQILKAKESGVAYILGHSHAKAKKSSSIIKKIAINVVYTFLSKNSREPDVILNVPHTSLLEVGMIYYV from the exons ATGAACCCACCAGCAGAATTTGTGGAGCAAGGGATATCTCCACAG AATGTAAAGAAGGCATCCTGCATGAGCGTGATCACATTGGCTTATCAAAGTCTTGGAGTGGTTTACGGTGACCTTAGCACATCCCCTCTCTACGTTTACAAGACCACTTTCTCTGGGAAGTTGAGCCTTCATGAGGATGACGAGGAAATTTATGGAGTGCTCTCCTTTATCTTTTGGACATTTACTCTCATCGCTCTTGTCAAATACATATTCTTTGTCATGTCAGCTGATGACAACGGTGAAG GTGGTACCTTTGCATTGTACTCTCTTCTTTGCCGACATGCGAAACTCAGCATTTTACCAAATCAACAAGCCACAGATGAAAAGTTGTCTACCTATGCAACAGAAGCATCTGCAGACACATGGCAGAGTTCTGCACTGAAGTCATTGTTTGAGAAGCATCCAAGATTTCACAAAATGCTTTTGATCTTTGTTCTTTTGGGGACGTGTATGGCAATTGGTGATGGCGTACTCACCCCTACAATATCAG TCCTTTCAGCAGTTTCAGGGGTCAAAGTTAAAATCACTGGACTCCATGAGA ATTACATAGTTATAATCTCGTGTGTCATACTGGTGGGGCTTTTTTCTCTTCAGCATCATGGAACAAACAGAGTTGCTTTCTTGTTTGCTCCTATTGTCACGGCATGGCTTCTGTGTATTAGTAGCATTGGAATATACAACATATTCCGGTGGAATCGACATGTATTTTGTGCGATTTCTCCCATTTACATGCTGAAGTTTCTTAAAAATACTGGCACTGAGGGATGGGTGTCACTAGGAGGAGTGGTCCTTTCAATTACAG GAGTGGAGACGATGTTTGCAGACTTGGGCcatttttcttcatcatcaataaaG gttgcCTTCACTTGTGTAGTATATCCCTGCTTAATTCTTGCATATATGGGTGAGGCGGCATTCCTTTCCAAGCACCATGAAGATATCCAGAGAAGCTTCTACAAAGCTATACCAG AATCTGTGTTTTGGCCAGTGTTCATAGTGGCAACTTTTGCAGCTGTGGTAGGAAGTCAGGCTGTAATATCAGCTACATTTTCCATGATAAGTCAGTGCTGTGCCCTGAATTGCTTCCCACGTGTGAAAATTGTTCATACTTCAAGCAAAATATATGGGCAGATATACATTCCAGAGGTCAATTGGATGTTAATGTGCCTTTGTTTGGCTGTGACAATTGGATTGAGAGACACTAACATGATGGGCCATGCATATG GTCTGGCTGTCACTACTGTTATGTTCGTGACAACTTGCTTGATGGCACTGGTGATGATAATTGtgtggaagaaaaaaataattattgcagttgctttcttattgttttttggaTCGATTGAAGTGCTTTACATTTCAGCATCTGTTTACAAGGTGCCAGAAGGTGGGTGGATTCCACTTGTGCTGTCTTTGATCTTTATGGTTCTAATGTACATATGGAACTACGGAACAATGAAGAAACATCAATTTGATGTGGAGAACAAGGTTTCGATGAATAGGATAGTGTCTCTTGGACCTAGCCTGGGCATGGTCCGTGTTCCTGGAATAGGTTTGGTTTACTCCAACCTGGCTATTGGAGTCCCTGCTGTTTTTGGACACTTCGTAACAAACCTGCCTGCCTTCCATCAGGTGCTAGTTTTTGTCTGTGTCAAATCTGTTCAAGTTCCTCATGTCAGTGAAAATGAACGGCTGCTTATCAGTAGGGTCGGCCCAAAGGAGTATGGCATGTTTCGGTGCATTGTAAGGTATGGTTACAAAGATCTGCAACAGGAAAACTATGATTTTGAGAACAGACTGGTATCCGGAATAGTTCAGTTTgtagaaacagaggaagaaagtGCATCTAAACTGACAAGCGAATCATTTGGGGAATTTGAAAATACAGCTTTCAAAGGCTTTGTTGCTTCAGAGCACCCCTATACAAACTCATGTCACAAGGAGAAAATGGTGCCATCTTCATGTGATATTCAAGCAGAAGTGGCTAAAACTGGCAGTGAACGTCTAGAAAATACTCAACTTAATCACGAATCGTTGCAAATACTGAAAGCTAAGGAGTCTGGTGTTGCTTACATTCTTGGGCATTCCCACGCGAAGGCAAAGAAATCATCCtctatcatcaagaaaattgcAATCAATGTGGTATACACTTTTCTGAGCAAGAATTCTAGAGAACCTGATGTTATTCTTAATGTGCCTCACACCTCCTTGCTGGAGGTTGGCATGATTTATTATGTCTAA
- the LOC133680406 gene encoding ran-binding protein 1 homolog a-like, with amino-acid sequence MASTEPEHEHREDEEAPAGEDEDTGAQVAPIVKLEEVAVSTGEEDEDAILDLKSKLYRFDKDGNQWKERGAGTVKLLKHKESGKVRLVMRQSKTLKICANHLVLPTMSVQEHAGNDKSCVWHATDFADGELKDELFCIRFASVENCKTFMEMFQEVAESQESKEENEDATVAADALEKLSVEGKKTEENAGEEAPAATKNEETKTDADKKGEKPAPST; translated from the exons ATGGCAAGCACAGAACCCGAACACGAGCACAGAGAAGATGAGGAAGCTCCGGCTGGCGAAGACGAAGACACCGGTGCTCAGGTTGCTCCGATCGTCAAACTCGAAGAAGTTGCTGTCTCTACcggtgaagaagatgaagatgcgATCCTCGATCt gaAATCGAAGCTTTATAGATTTGATAAGGACGGGAATCAGTGGAAAGAGAGAGGTGCTGGCACTGTCAAGTTATTGAAGCATAAAGAGTCTGGAAAAGTTCGTCTTGTTATGAGACAATCTAAGACTCTCAAGATCTGCGCTAATCATCTCG TGCTGCCGACTATGTCCGTGCAGGAGCACGCAGGGAATGATAAGTCGTGTGTGTGGCACGCTACGGATTTCGCTGATGGTGAATTGAAGGATGAGTTGTTCTGCATTCGTTTCGCATCTGTTGAAA ATTGCAAAACCTTTATGGAAATGTTTCAAGAAGTTGCTGAATCCCAAGAGAGCAAAGAGGAAAATGAGGATGCAACTGTTGCTGCTGATGCATTGGAGAAGTTGAGTGTTGAAGGGAAGAAAACTGAGGAGAATGCTGGCGAAGAGGCACCTGCTGCAACCAAGAATGAGGAAACTAAGACTGATGCAGATAAGAAAGGGGAGAAGCCTGCTCCCTCAACTTGA
- the LOC133679684 gene encoding INCREASED PETAL GROWTH ANISOTROPY 1-like protein 1: MRLQSSSVIILMKAERESKMRKEEDESLIIYLKKEVEAALLRTDSLEKENQELQQEVVRLKAQISSLKAHDNERKSMLWKKLQNPIDSSKTDVFLQKQSDFVKVSEEHSSPRPSIQELPSRKEKLAKVPNPPPRPTSVAPSSPKEVNSNKLSPAPPPPPPPPKMSVGSKTVRRVPEVAEFYRLVTRRDVHMENRINSAAIPVVAFTPSMIGEIENRSTYLSAIKSDVEKQKEFINFLIKEVESAAFKEISDVKAFVKWLDDELSSLVDERAVLKHFPQWPERKADALREAAFNYRDLINLESEVSSFQDKKKEPLIQALGRMQALQDRLERSVNNTERTRESMIKRYRDLQIPWEWLLNTGLIGQMKLSSLRLAKDYLKRITKELQLNECSGEENLLLQGARFAYRVHQFAGGFDAETTHAFQELKKIGMGSLEQ, from the exons ATGCGACTCCAATCTTCTTCtgttattattttgatgaaagcAGAACGAGAGAGTAAAATGCGGAAAGAAGAGGATGAATCACTGATCATCTACCTCAAGAAAGAAGTCGAAGCTGCTCTGCTAAGGACTGATTCTCTGGAGAAAGAAAATCAGGAATTACAACAGGAAGTAGTTCGTCTAAAAGCACAGATAAGTTCACTCAAAGCACACGACAATGAGAGAAAATCCATGCTTTGGAAGAAGTTACAGAACCCCATTGACAGCAGCAAAACTGATGTATTTCTACAGAAACAATCAGACTTTGTCAAAGTGAGTGAGGAACATTCAAGTCCAAGACCGAGCATACAGGAATTACcatcaagaaaagagaaactGGCAAAAGTACCAAATCCACCACCAAGGCCTACTTCTGTAGCCCCTTCATCACCCAAGGAAGTGAACAGCAATAAATTGTCACCagcaccaccacctccacctccgCCACCGAAGATGTCTGTTGGGTCAAAAACAGTGCGCCGCGTGCCAGAAGTCGCCGAGTTCTATCGTTTGGTTACAAGGAGAGATGTCCACATGGAGAACAGAATCAATTCAGCGGCTATTCCAGTAGTTGCATTTACTCCTAGCATGATTGGAGAAATTGAGAATCGTTCCACTTATCTTTCTGCT ATAAAATCGGATGTGGAAAAACAGAAGGAATTTATCAATTTCCTAATCAAAGAAGTGGAGTCTGCAGCCTTCAAAGAAATATCTGATGTTAAGGCATTTGTGAAATGGCTGGATGATGAATTATCATCTTTGGTTGACGAAAGGGCAGTATTGAAGCATTTCCCACAATGGCCAGAACGAAAAGCAGATGCTTTGCGAGAAGCTGCTTTCAACTATCGAGACCTAATAAACCTCGAGTCTGAAGTTTCATCATTccaggacaaaaaaaaagagccttTGATCCAAGCCCTGGGAAGAATGCAAGCATTGCAAGACAG GTTGGAGCGAAGTGTAAACAATACAGAAAGGACTAGAGAGAGCATGATCAAGAGATACAGGGATCTTCAGATCCCATGGGAATGGTTGCTGAACACAGGGTTGATCGGTCAG ATGAAATTAAGTTCTTTGAGGCTGGCCAAGGATTACTTGAAAAGGATAACTAAAGAGCTGCAGCTTAATGAATGCTCAGGAGAAGAGAATCTTCTGCTTCAAGGAGCTAGATTTGCCTATCGTGTACACCAG TTCGCAGGTGGTTTTGATGCTGAGACCACACATGCATTTCAAGAGCTAAAGAAGATTGGCATGGGTAGTCTCGAACAATAG